The following coding sequences lie in one Rickettsia hoogstraalii genomic window:
- a CDS encoding phage portal protein — translation MKLPNILSLFKCKEQKRGYEAAAINRLTSDWITSGLSADAQLYRSLRLLRNRSRELCINNDYACRFLKRTSTNVIGSSGIKLQVRATDNNGNFLNNLNNQIMEKFEKWSSKGNVTACGKLSWIDCQRLFLESMARDGEVILRLLKGFDNEFSFTLQFIEADHLDEELNKPLAGGNYIRMGIEFNKWNKPVAYHLLQRHPGEVFNNQTIRDKYLRIPAGEIIHAFIIDRSSQSRGVPWMHSAMLRLRMLAGYEEAELVAARVGAFKMGFFVSPDGSGYLGSEDSRGNKLMEAEPGTFEQLPAGMDVRLFDPNHPTSSFADFEKSILRGIASGLDISYATLANDLENVNFSSIRHGSLEDRDSWRGLQNFMIEHFCNPVFENWLLMAITTNKVPIQISEFDKFNKPIWRPRGWAWVDPLKDNHANQIALEQKTKSRSQIIAEQGLDIEELFKQLVFEEELAKKYGLNLETPNKEQTTQSQEGNND, via the coding sequence ATGAAACTCCCAAATATTTTAAGTCTCTTCAAATGCAAAGAGCAGAAGCGTGGGTATGAAGCTGCCGCAATAAATAGGCTAACTTCCGACTGGATAACAAGCGGATTATCTGCTGACGCTCAGCTTTACAGAAGTTTAAGGTTACTCCGTAACAGGTCTAGGGAGTTATGTATCAATAATGATTATGCTTGCAGATTCTTAAAACGTACTTCTACAAATGTTATAGGCAGCAGCGGAATTAAGCTGCAGGTAAGAGCAACTGATAATAACGGTAATTTCTTAAACAACCTAAATAACCAAATAATGGAAAAGTTTGAAAAATGGAGCAGCAAAGGTAATGTTACGGCTTGCGGTAAATTATCATGGATAGATTGCCAAAGACTATTTTTAGAGAGTATGGCAAGAGACGGGGAAGTAATATTGCGGTTACTGAAAGGTTTTGATAATGAATTTAGTTTTACTCTGCAATTTATCGAAGCCGATCATTTAGACGAAGAATTGAATAAACCACTTGCGGGCGGCAATTATATAAGGATGGGTATTGAGTTTAATAAGTGGAATAAACCTGTTGCTTATCATTTGTTGCAACGTCATCCGGGCGAAGTTTTTAACAATCAAACTATAAGAGATAAATATTTAAGAATTCCAGCGGGTGAAATTATCCATGCTTTTATTATAGATAGATCGTCTCAAAGTCGAGGCGTACCTTGGATGCATTCGGCAATGTTACGTCTTCGGATGCTTGCCGGGTATGAAGAAGCGGAACTTGTTGCCGCAAGAGTCGGAGCTTTCAAAATGGGTTTCTTTGTTTCACCTGATGGTAGCGGTTATTTAGGCAGCGAAGACTCTAGAGGTAATAAATTAATGGAAGCAGAACCGGGGACTTTTGAGCAATTACCGGCTGGAATGGATGTAAGGCTATTTGATCCTAACCATCCCACTTCTAGTTTTGCAGATTTTGAAAAATCAATACTCAGGGGCATTGCTAGCGGTCTTGATATTTCCTATGCAACCCTTGCTAATGATCTTGAAAACGTTAATTTTTCCTCAATTAGACACGGTAGTTTAGAAGACCGTGATAGCTGGCGTGGCTTGCAAAACTTCATGATCGAACATTTTTGTAATCCTGTTTTTGAGAACTGGCTACTCATGGCAATTACTACTAACAAAGTCCCTATACAAATAAGTGAATTTGACAAATTTAATAAACCAATTTGGCGACCTCGTGGTTGGGCTTGGGTTGATCCGCTTAAAGATAATCATGCTAACCAAATTGCATTAGAGCAGAAAACTAAAAGCCGCAGTCAAATAATAGCCGAGCAAGGATTAGATATTGAAGAATTATTTAAACAGTTAGTTTTTGAAGAGGAACTAGCTAAAAAATATGGATTAAATCTAGAAACACCAAACAAAGAACAAACTACTCAATCACAGGAGGGAAATAATGACTAA
- a CDS encoding phage major capsid protein, whose protein sequence is MTNTKLQLERNNINSPGIIEQRYAILSMIGMEEAKSRRFWITFSSEEPAERFFGLEILDHKHGSVLLDWLSSGNAPLLLDHDHTKQIGVIEAAELTGDGKARAKVRFSRSTLAESIYQDVLDGIRSNISVGYRYLSSDIVLEKEAKGNKPPVFRIKRWEPLEISVVSIPADPTVGIGRSKEKQEPKKVSDYKYGVRSNMENEQIINENTNFVNDIRTINTVNTEQITKDIRQTETNRINEILALGDKHNMQAVAIEFIKDGKSLDNFRQKILEHLGNQQTIETISPDQSLIGMNDKEARSFSIVKAIKAAVAGNWRGAELEREASSEVSKRIGREPASFFIPADVMLEQNNYERKDLQKLVNTAGGYLVSTDYLSGNFIELLRNKMLVRQMGAKVMSGLHGDIAIPKQTGGATAFWVAEGESPQKSQQTFGQVTLSPKSIAAYTDFSRKLILQASPDIEQLVREDLATTIALEIDRAAILGSGKGAEPLGILNHKISKVNIADDEQIDFGKIVDLESSIASKNADIGSLGYLCNAALRGHLKQTEKADGTAQFIWESYSKESGFGYLNGYKVGTTNQMPADTLLFSNFADLIIGQWGVLDVLVDPYALGTSGGIRIRLMQDIDIAIRHPESFAVAKK, encoded by the coding sequence ATGACTAATACAAAATTACAATTAGAAAGAAATAATATTAATTCACCGGGCATAATAGAACAACGTTACGCTATTTTATCGATGATTGGCATGGAAGAAGCAAAAAGTCGTCGGTTTTGGATTACTTTTTCAAGTGAAGAGCCGGCAGAGAGGTTTTTTGGCTTAGAAATACTTGACCATAAACACGGAAGCGTCTTGCTTGATTGGCTAAGCTCCGGTAATGCACCGCTACTTCTTGATCATGACCATACTAAACAAATCGGTGTAATTGAAGCAGCAGAGCTAACCGGTGACGGCAAAGCTAGGGCAAAGGTAAGGTTTAGCAGAAGTACGCTTGCTGAAAGTATTTACCAAGACGTGCTTGACGGTATCCGCAGTAATATCTCTGTCGGGTATCGTTATTTATCGTCTGACATAGTTTTAGAGAAAGAAGCCAAAGGCAATAAACCACCGGTGTTTAGAATAAAGAGATGGGAGCCGCTTGAAATATCGGTTGTATCAATTCCCGCTGATCCTACTGTTGGAATCGGCAGAAGTAAAGAAAAACAAGAACCAAAAAAAGTAAGTGATTATAAATATGGAGTAAGAAGTAATATGGAAAATGAGCAAATAATTAATGAAAATACCAATTTTGTTAACGATATAAGAACAATAAACACTGTTAATACGGAGCAAATTACTAAAGATATCAGACAAACCGAAACTAATAGAATTAACGAGATTCTTGCTTTAGGCGATAAGCATAATATGCAAGCTGTTGCGATAGAGTTTATTAAGGATGGTAAAAGTTTAGATAATTTTCGACAAAAGATTTTAGAACATCTAGGGAATCAGCAAACAATAGAAACTATCTCACCTGATCAATCTTTAATAGGTATGAACGATAAAGAAGCAAGAAGCTTTTCGATAGTTAAAGCCATTAAGGCAGCAGTCGCCGGTAACTGGCGAGGGGCAGAGCTTGAGCGTGAAGCATCAAGTGAAGTATCTAAGCGTATTGGCAGAGAACCGGCAAGCTTTTTTATTCCTGCTGATGTAATGCTAGAGCAAAATAATTATGAAAGAAAAGATTTACAAAAACTAGTTAACACTGCCGGTGGTTATTTAGTTTCTACTGACTATTTAAGCGGTAATTTCATTGAGTTACTACGTAATAAAATGTTAGTACGACAAATGGGAGCTAAGGTGATGAGTGGATTACACGGCGATATAGCAATCCCAAAGCAAACAGGAGGTGCTACTGCCTTTTGGGTGGCTGAGGGTGAATCACCGCAGAAATCACAGCAAACATTCGGACAAGTTACATTATCGCCGAAAAGCATTGCTGCCTATACGGATTTTAGCCGCAAGCTGATATTACAAGCAAGTCCTGATATTGAACAGTTAGTGCGAGAAGACTTAGCAACCACCATCGCACTTGAAATAGATAGAGCTGCGATACTTGGAAGTGGTAAAGGTGCTGAGCCGTTAGGCATCTTAAACCATAAAATAAGTAAAGTTAATATTGCTGATGATGAGCAGATTGATTTCGGTAAAATAGTAGATTTAGAAAGTAGTATAGCCTCTAAAAATGCTGATATCGGTAGCCTTGGTTATTTATGTAATGCTGCGTTGCGTGGTCACTTAAAACAAACTGAGAAAGCAGATGGTACAGCACAATTTATTTGGGAAAGCTATAGTAAAGAGTCAGGGTTCGGCTATTTAAACGGCTATAAAGTCGGTACAACTAACCAAATGCCGGCTGATACTTTATTATTCAGTAATTTTGCTGATTTA